One genomic segment of Nocardia spumae includes these proteins:
- a CDS encoding MmcQ/YjbR family DNA-binding protein, with product MAYADDVRRIALGLPESIEAPHFDMPSFRVRKAIFATLPDADHAHVMVSESEIREAVAEHPHCCSQRWWGKRLAAVRVELGAIDTAVLDELLTDAWRRKAPRTLVRAFDANSPGTE from the coding sequence ATGGCCTATGCCGACGACGTCCGGCGCATTGCGCTGGGGCTGCCCGAGTCCATCGAGGCGCCGCATTTCGACATGCCGTCGTTCCGGGTGCGCAAGGCGATCTTCGCGACGCTGCCCGATGCCGACCACGCCCATGTGATGGTGAGCGAGTCCGAGATCCGGGAGGCGGTGGCGGAGCATCCGCACTGCTGCTCGCAGCGATGGTGGGGTAAGCGGTTGGCGGCGGTCCGCGTCGAACTCGGCGCGATCGACACCGCCGTCCTGGATGAACTGCTGACCGATGCCTGGCGGCGCAAGGCCCCGCGCACCCTGGTCCGGGCCTTCGACGCGAACTCCCCCGGCACCGAATAG
- a CDS encoding nuclear transport factor 2 family protein translates to MLSLQEISDRLEIEDLMVRYSHAVDSRQWELLDEIFTADAYVDYSAMGGACGDLTEIKQFLATVMPHFPAFQHLISNSSITLDGDSATARTMCHNPMLVGEEGNQNLMLCGLWYLDTFARVDGTWRIARRVEEKSYMFLAAGPGTGSR, encoded by the coding sequence ATGTTGTCGTTGCAGGAGATTTCGGATCGGCTCGAAATCGAGGATCTGATGGTGCGGTACTCCCATGCCGTGGACAGCCGGCAGTGGGAACTGCTCGACGAGATCTTCACCGCCGACGCCTATGTGGACTACTCCGCGATGGGCGGCGCCTGCGGCGACCTCACCGAGATCAAACAGTTCCTGGCGACGGTCATGCCCCACTTTCCGGCCTTCCAGCATCTGATCAGCAATTCCTCGATCACGCTCGACGGCGACAGCGCCACCGCGCGCACCATGTGCCACAATCCGATGCTGGTCGGCGAGGAGGGCAACCAGAACCTCATGTTGTGCGGACTCTGGTATCTGGACACCTTCGCCCGCGTCGACGGGACCTGGCGCATCGCGCGCCGCGTCGAGGAGAAGAGCTACATGTTCCTGGCGGCCGGTCCGGGGACCGGCTCCCGGTAA
- a CDS encoding PPOX class F420-dependent oxidoreductase — protein MELDVALDFARTTPRSVLTTIRRNGRPQLSNVTHWAAPDGVIRISITADRAKYFNLSREPWAALHITREDFWAYAVLEGDVDLTPVAANPDDATVEELIAYYRALSGEHPDWDDYRRAMVEDRRVLVRLRPTRAYGMFP, from the coding sequence ATGGAACTCGACGTCGCGCTCGACTTCGCCCGCACCACCCCACGTTCCGTCCTGACCACCATCCGGCGCAACGGGCGCCCGCAGCTGTCGAACGTCACGCATTGGGCGGCTCCCGACGGTGTGATCCGGATATCCATCACCGCCGACCGCGCCAAATACTTCAACCTGAGCCGTGAGCCCTGGGCGGCCCTGCACATCACGCGCGAGGATTTCTGGGCCTACGCGGTGCTGGAAGGTGATGTCGACCTGACCCCCGTGGCCGCGAATCCGGACGACGCCACCGTCGAGGAGTTGATCGCCTACTACCGCGCGCTCAGCGGTGAACATCCCGACTGGGACGACTACCGCCGGGCGATGGTCGAGGATCGGCGCGTGCTGGTGCGCCTGCGCCCGACGCGTGCCTACGGCATGTTCCCCTGA
- a CDS encoding enoyl-CoA hydratase/isomerase family protein → MRHRPAAGSQRADSGHVLGVKRAVQLVNSDPGLAALIITGTGDVFAPGGDLGGRSDPGDALPPALSGQDVLPFLAIRDSRAPVVSAVNGICQAGGLLIATLSDIAVAGERAVFRVPELLRGIPDATYAAVLPTHVGVAVARDLLLSARRFDAAEARSLGSQGNMP, encoded by the coding sequence GTGCGTCATCGACCGGCCGCAGGCTCGCAACGCGCTGACTCCGGCCATGTACTCGGTGTCAAACGGGCGGTGCAACTGGTCAATTCGGATCCCGGACTGGCGGCGCTGATCATCACCGGCACCGGCGACGTCTTCGCACCGGGCGGCGATCTGGGCGGTCGCTCCGACCCCGGGGATGCCCTGCCGCCCGCGCTGTCCGGTCAGGATGTGTTGCCGTTTCTGGCGATTCGCGACAGTCGCGCCCCGGTGGTGTCGGCGGTGAACGGGATCTGTCAGGCGGGCGGGCTGCTGATCGCGACGCTGTCCGATATCGCGGTCGCCGGCGAGCGCGCGGTGTTCCGGGTGCCGGAGTTGTTGCGCGGCATTCCCGATGCCACCTACGCGGCGGTGCTGCCGACCCATGTGGGAGTGGCGGTCGCGCGAGATCTGCTGTTGTCGGCGCGGCGATTCGACGCGGCCGAGGCGCGGAGCCTCGGATCTCAGGGGAACATGCCGTAG
- a CDS encoding dihydrolipoyl dehydrogenase family protein, whose translation MPAETPATESVDAVVIGMGPGGEAVATDLARAGLAVIGVEGRLVGGECPYYACVPTKMMVRAAGTLAEARRVGTLAGTARVQPDWAPVARRIRDEATDDWDDRVAVERFEAAGGTFVRGWGRITGPGEVRVDTPTGPREIRAQRAIVLNPGTAPAVPPIDGLAATPYWTNRDAVTTTEAPESLIVLGGGPVGAEFAQIFSRFGAEVTMIVRSRLLPRAEPEAAETLAKVYAEEGISVRTGVDVIRVDHDGSYFTVRLSTGDPVRAQRLLIAAGRTTDLSALGIGAIGLDERAHGISVDDRMRAAEGVWAIGDVTGHGAFTHMSTYQARLAAADILGAPAEPAQYHAVPNVTFTEPEVGAVGMTEAQARDAGLNVWTGRAEVPSSTRGWIHGPGNTGFVKLVADADRGVLVGATSVGPIGGEVLSALVVAVHARVPVTTLREMIYAYPTFHRAIEAALADLG comes from the coding sequence ATGCCCGCCGAAACCCCGGCAACCGAATCCGTGGATGCCGTCGTCATCGGTATGGGCCCCGGCGGCGAGGCCGTGGCCACCGACCTGGCCCGGGCCGGGCTCGCGGTGATCGGCGTCGAGGGCCGGCTGGTCGGCGGCGAATGCCCGTACTACGCCTGCGTCCCGACCAAGATGATGGTTCGCGCGGCCGGCACCCTCGCCGAGGCCCGCCGGGTCGGCACCCTCGCGGGAACCGCTCGGGTACAACCGGATTGGGCGCCGGTCGCACGGCGGATCCGGGACGAGGCCACCGACGACTGGGACGACCGGGTGGCGGTGGAACGTTTCGAGGCCGCCGGCGGCACCTTCGTCCGCGGCTGGGGCCGCATCACCGGTCCCGGCGAGGTCCGCGTCGACACCCCCACGGGCCCCCGCGAGATCCGGGCCCAGCGCGCGATCGTGCTCAATCCCGGCACCGCCCCGGCCGTCCCGCCGATCGACGGCCTGGCCGCGACACCGTACTGGACCAACCGGGACGCGGTGACCACGACCGAGGCGCCGGAATCGCTGATCGTGCTCGGCGGCGGTCCCGTGGGCGCCGAATTCGCGCAGATCTTCTCCCGATTCGGCGCCGAGGTCACCATGATCGTGCGCAGCCGGCTGTTGCCGCGCGCCGAACCCGAGGCCGCCGAAACCCTCGCGAAAGTCTATGCCGAAGAAGGGATTTCGGTCCGCACCGGCGTCGACGTGATCCGTGTCGATCACGACGGCAGCTATTTCACGGTGCGGCTGAGCACCGGAGATCCGGTGCGCGCCCAGCGCCTGCTGATCGCCGCGGGACGCACCACCGACCTGTCGGCGCTGGGTATCGGCGCGATCGGGCTGGACGAGCGGGCCCACGGCATCTCCGTCGACGACCGCATGCGCGCGGCCGAGGGGGTCTGGGCGATCGGCGATGTGACCGGGCACGGCGCCTTCACCCACATGTCGACGTATCAGGCGCGCCTCGCCGCCGCCGATATCCTCGGCGCACCGGCCGAACCCGCCCAGTACCACGCGGTCCCGAACGTCACCTTCACCGAGCCCGAGGTCGGCGCCGTCGGTATGACCGAGGCGCAGGCGCGCGACGCGGGACTGAATGTGTGGACCGGCCGGGCCGAGGTGCCGAGTTCGACCAGGGGCTGGATCCACGGCCCCGGCAATACCGGATTCGTCAAACTGGTCGCGGACGCCGATCGCGGCGTTCTCGTGGGCGCCACCTCGGTCGGCCCGATCGGCGGTGAGGTACTCAGCGCACTGGTCGTCGCCGTCCACGCCCGCGTCCCGGTCACCACACTGCGCGAGATGATCTACGCCTACCCGACCTTCCACCGCGCCATCGAGGCCGCGCTCGCCGATCTCGGATGA
- a CDS encoding amidohydrolase family protein, protein MDAIGADHVLFGSDFPHPEGLREPRDYLPRLETCDPTVRHQVLRGNTAALLGLSKDPVLMR, encoded by the coding sequence ATCGATGCCATCGGCGCCGACCACGTCCTGTTCGGCTCCGACTTCCCGCATCCGGAGGGGCTCCGTGAGCCCAGGGACTACCTGCCCCGGCTGGAGACCTGCGATCCGACGGTGCGCCACCAGGTGCTGCGTGGCAACACCGCGGCACTGCTCGGTCTGAGCAAAGACCCGGTGCTCATGCGCTGA
- a CDS encoding DUF445 family protein, with product MIADFTEHWLLYCSIPVVAALIGWTTKLVAVEMLCRPLEFRGIRPWFGWQGVIPKAAPRMATIAVDLMFSRLIDPQEILGRIDVAALTTTLREPLDEAVSHTVHELMMRYEPRLWVTMPQFAREAMIRRVQRDVPELIDEIVTDLRTNLDQIMDLRSIAIDTLVNDKALLVEMVRRVGHQELRFIVRSGLLFGTLLGFVQMITWAFTHSSWLMPLFGGFTGLVTDWLALQMIFRPVRPWRIIGRIGWQGLFHKRREQVCIDYGDLIATEILTPAKMLEAVLNGERSDRLASILARRMDEFIDTQSAPAQPLVTLVAGDTIARVKREIVPEMLAYIRSAAAGFEDHAMRTLDLRNLVIEKTRQLTDDEYEGLLRPAFKQDEWKLVAIGGVLGFLVGELQVHLLLS from the coding sequence GTGATCGCCGATTTCACCGAACACTGGCTGCTGTACTGCTCGATCCCGGTGGTTGCCGCGCTGATCGGCTGGACCACCAAACTCGTCGCCGTCGAAATGCTGTGCCGCCCCCTGGAATTCCGCGGCATCCGGCCCTGGTTCGGCTGGCAGGGCGTGATCCCGAAGGCCGCGCCGCGGATGGCGACCATCGCGGTGGATCTGATGTTCTCCCGGCTGATCGACCCGCAGGAGATCCTCGGCCGCATCGACGTCGCCGCGCTCACCACGACGCTGCGCGAACCGCTCGACGAGGCGGTCTCGCACACCGTGCACGAGCTGATGATGCGCTACGAACCGCGACTGTGGGTCACCATGCCGCAGTTCGCCCGCGAGGCGATGATCCGCCGCGTCCAGCGCGATGTGCCCGAGCTGATCGACGAGATCGTCACCGACCTGCGGACCAACCTCGACCAGATCATGGATCTGCGGTCCATCGCCATCGACACCCTCGTCAACGACAAGGCGCTGCTGGTGGAGATGGTGCGCCGGGTCGGCCACCAGGAACTGCGATTCATCGTGCGATCGGGATTGCTGTTCGGCACGCTGCTCGGTTTCGTGCAGATGATCACCTGGGCCTTCACTCATTCCTCATGGCTGATGCCGCTGTTCGGCGGCTTCACCGGCCTGGTCACCGACTGGCTGGCGCTGCAGATGATCTTCCGCCCGGTGCGGCCGTGGCGGATCATCGGCCGGATCGGCTGGCAGGGCCTGTTCCACAAGCGCCGTGAGCAGGTCTGCATCGACTACGGCGATCTGATCGCCACCGAGATCCTGACCCCGGCCAAGATGCTGGAGGCGGTACTGAACGGCGAGCGGTCGGACCGGCTGGCCTCGATTCTCGCCCGGCGGATGGACGAATTCATCGACACCCAGTCCGCGCCCGCGCAGCCGCTGGTGACGCTGGTGGCCGGTGACACGATCGCCCGGGTCAAGCGCGAGATCGTGCCCGAGATGCTCGCGTATATCCGAAGCGCCGCAGCCGGATTCGAGGACCATGCGATGCGGACCCTGGATCTGCGCAATCTGGTGATCGAGAAGACCCGGCAGCTGACCGACGACGAGTACGAGGGGTTGCTGCGCCCGGCCTTCAAGCAGGACGAGTGGAAACTTGTCGCCATCGGCGGTGTGCTCGGCTTCCTCGTCGGTGAGCTGCAAGTACATCTGCTGCTCAGCTGA
- a CDS encoding cytochrome P450, which translates to MREVGAEQDVVGADGIDEIVDVVLRERLLRERPELMPKAVEELLRLDSPFVSVGRTAVRETELCGHAIESGDKMLIHWAAANRDPAEFPDPDRFDPTRTRNRHFAFGAGPHRCAGSDLARLNLRVALEEIVRRMDEIALADGAAIEYHAGLARSPLRLPITFTAREPN; encoded by the coding sequence ATGCGGGAAGTCGGAGCCGAACAGGACGTGGTCGGCGCCGATGGCATCGATGAGATCGTGGACGTCGTCCTCCGGGAACGGCTGCTACGCGAACGGCCCGAACTGATGCCGAAGGCGGTCGAGGAACTGCTGCGGCTGGATTCGCCCTTCGTCTCCGTGGGCCGCACCGCGGTCCGGGAGACCGAATTGTGCGGGCACGCCATCGAATCCGGTGACAAGATGCTCATCCACTGGGCCGCAGCCAACCGCGACCCGGCCGAATTCCCGGATCCGGACCGCTTCGATCCCACGCGAACACGCAACCGCCACTTCGCTTTCGGCGCCGGTCCGCACCGCTGCGCGGGCTCCGATCTCGCCCGGTTGAATCTGCGCGTCGCGCTGGAGGAGATCGTGCGGCGGATGGACGAGATCGCGCTGGCCGACGGTGCGGCGATCGAGTACCACGCCGGGCTGGCGAGGTCGCCGCTGCGCCTGCCGATCACCTTCACCGCTCGCGAACCGAACTGA
- a CDS encoding alpha/beta fold hydrolase, whose amino-acid sequence MATFVLVPGGWHGWWSFEAVIPLLERDGHTVHALTLTGLRPDDDPATVATANLDTHADDVLRLLDRAHLTDATLVGHSYGGMVIAAAADRARGRVARLVHLDAYVPRDGESCWSATTEAYRQLFAEGAAGTGYAVRPPDGGDPRRRPHPLASFVQRIRLTGAHTRIPRREFVYCSGWAKATPFGDLRTRLHADPEWRVHDLPTGHDAMHEDPEAVAALLLSA is encoded by the coding sequence ATGGCGACATTCGTCCTCGTCCCCGGGGGCTGGCACGGCTGGTGGTCGTTCGAGGCGGTGATCCCGCTGCTCGAGCGCGATGGTCACACCGTGCACGCCCTGACCCTGACCGGTCTGCGCCCGGACGACGACCCCGCGACGGTCGCGACCGCCAATCTCGACACCCATGCCGACGACGTCCTGCGACTCCTCGATCGTGCCCACCTCACCGACGCGACCCTGGTCGGCCACAGCTACGGCGGGATGGTGATCGCCGCTGCCGCCGACCGCGCCCGCGGCCGGGTCGCACGCCTGGTCCATCTCGACGCGTATGTCCCGCGCGACGGCGAATCGTGCTGGTCGGCAACGACCGAGGCCTACCGGCAGCTGTTCGCCGAGGGTGCGGCGGGCACCGGTTACGCCGTCCGGCCGCCGGACGGTGGTGACCCCCGCCGCCGGCCTCACCCTCTCGCCTCGTTCGTGCAGAGGATCCGGCTCACCGGTGCGCACACCCGGATTCCGCGCCGGGAGTTCGTCTACTGCTCGGGCTGGGCGAAGGCCACGCCGTTCGGCGATCTGCGCACCCGCCTGCACGCCGATCCCGAATGGCGGGTCCACGACCTGCCCACCGGCCACGACGCCATGCATGAGGATCCGGAAGCCGTTGCGGCACTGCTGCTCAGCGCATGA
- a CDS encoding helix-turn-helix transcriptional regulator codes for MTSQLWPSGGRHFWPSGETSTVQTHTRGHLVYAATGVLAVHTERGTSVVPANRIAWTPAGFPHYHRAHGDTDIRIVFLAPALARLVPDHPAVFLASDLAREVLLALTGPRNYDDAVPGYSRTARTRLHRVLVDELRDADEQPLQLPEPQDDRLQAIARRLHETPADNATLAELGKTIGASTRTLSRLFRDELGMTFYEWRTQLRIYHALVLLADGHDTTRTAYACGWSNPSGFIAAFTGIIGTTPGRYRTDRRTTGARSPGRHR; via the coding sequence GTGACGTCACAGCTGTGGCCGTCCGGCGGGCGGCACTTCTGGCCCTCCGGCGAAACGAGTACGGTGCAGACCCACACCCGGGGACATCTGGTCTACGCGGCCACCGGCGTCCTGGCCGTGCATACCGAGCGAGGCACCTCGGTGGTACCCGCCAACCGAATCGCGTGGACCCCCGCAGGATTTCCGCACTACCACCGCGCCCACGGCGATACCGATATCCGGATCGTCTTCCTCGCCCCCGCACTCGCCCGGCTCGTACCGGATCATCCCGCCGTATTCCTGGCCTCCGATCTCGCGCGCGAGGTCCTGCTCGCTCTGACCGGCCCCCGCAACTACGACGACGCCGTACCCGGTTACAGCCGCACGGCCCGCACCCGCCTGCATCGGGTCCTCGTCGACGAACTCCGCGACGCGGACGAACAGCCGCTACAGCTACCGGAGCCGCAGGACGACCGGCTACAGGCCATCGCCCGGAGGCTGCACGAGACACCGGCGGACAATGCCACGCTGGCCGAACTCGGGAAGACGATCGGAGCCAGCACCCGTACCCTCAGCCGGCTGTTCCGCGACGAACTCGGGATGACCTTCTACGAGTGGCGCACACAACTGCGCATCTACCACGCGCTCGTACTCCTCGCCGACGGCCACGACACCACTCGAACCGCCTATGCCTGCGGCTGGTCCAACCCGAGCGGTTTCATCGCGGCGTTCACCGGCATCATCGGAACCACCCCGGGCCGCTACCGAACCGACCGCCGGACCACCGGTGCGCGTTCGCCCGGCCGCCACCGATGA
- a CDS encoding dihydrofolate reductase family protein → MRKLIESTHVSLGGDIDSPGEWAMSYLGEQHQRYATELLADADALLLGRHTYAGLARAYTAMPSNPFVDTMNRIPKYVASTTLREAGWNATIIDGDVAEFIGELKRRPGGNIVKYGTGRLDDTLLRHRLIDELHLLLTPVAVARGHRLFADIDYVPALTLLDVRRHDNGVVVLVYRPE, encoded by the coding sequence ATGCGGAAACTGATCGAATCCACCCATGTGAGCCTGGGCGGGGATATCGACTCCCCCGGCGAGTGGGCGATGTCGTATCTCGGTGAGCAGCATCAGCGGTACGCGACCGAACTGCTGGCCGACGCCGACGCCCTCCTGCTCGGCCGCCACACCTACGCCGGGCTGGCGCGGGCCTACACCGCCATGCCGTCGAATCCGTTCGTGGACACCATGAATCGCATTCCGAAATACGTCGCCTCGACCACACTGCGGGAGGCCGGCTGGAACGCCACGATCATCGACGGCGACGTGGCCGAATTCATCGGCGAGCTCAAGCGGCGGCCCGGCGGGAATATCGTCAAGTACGGCACCGGGCGGTTGGACGACACCCTGCTGCGCCATCGGCTGATCGACGAACTCCATCTGTTGCTGACTCCGGTCGCGGTCGCCCGCGGGCATCGGTTGTTCGCCGATATCGACTACGTGCCGGCACTGACGCTGCTCGATGTCCGGCGCCACGACAACGGGGTGGTGGTCCTGGTCTATCGGCCGGAGTAG
- a CDS encoding DUF2165 domain-containing protein — translation MRIGRAGILDVLGSRRTAVAVLSAITGFYYLFVAVTNCTDTVTNRRGVSAVLSMRATIHNPGTDWRAITSGNVALIAYVLVVIWEFAIAIVLLAAAAAWGRVLSGHPRRVRVRPQTAAGLSSLGWVMAVLLFAGGFLTIGGEWFRMWANKEVNASSAALQNFLIAGVGLILVHLPDSGGRVRPPADGE, via the coding sequence ATGCGAATCGGGCGTGCGGGGATTCTCGATGTGCTGGGCAGCCGGCGGACGGCCGTCGCGGTACTGTCGGCGATCACGGGGTTCTACTACCTGTTCGTCGCCGTCACCAATTGCACCGACACCGTCACCAACCGCCGCGGGGTCTCGGCCGTGCTGTCGATGCGGGCCACGATCCACAATCCGGGCACCGATTGGCGCGCGATCACCAGTGGCAATGTCGCGCTCATCGCCTACGTGCTCGTCGTGATCTGGGAATTCGCTATCGCGATCGTGTTACTCGCCGCCGCCGCGGCCTGGGGCCGGGTGCTGAGTGGACATCCACGTCGCGTCCGGGTGCGGCCGCAGACCGCCGCCGGGCTGTCGAGCCTGGGCTGGGTCATGGCGGTACTGCTGTTCGCGGGCGGCTTCCTCACGATCGGCGGGGAATGGTTCCGGATGTGGGCGAACAAGGAGGTGAACGCCTCCTCGGCGGCGCTGCAGAACTTCCTGATCGCCGGCGTCGGACTGATTCTGGTGCATCTGCCCGATTCCGGGGGCCGGGTGCGGCCGCCCGCCGACGGTGAGTAG
- a CDS encoding cytochrome c oxidase assembly protein, which yields MSSPQDPSVAPDLQDTRSESAAFPILAVLSVGVTALVAPIVVSLSAAQALTLLGIPDPGPLTTYGLPAVRALADFSAAVAVGSLLFAAFLCPPQRDGLLDVGGYRALRRAGVAALAWAVTSALLVPLTLSDTTGQPVRSVLRPDQLWHAIDKVDVAGSWRATAIMAILLAIGCRLALRWGWTPVLFAWSVLCLIPVALTGHSSAGGAHDIATNSLILHLVGMAVWAGGLFALLAYAMRGGTYTGLAAHRFSLVATCAFVTVAISGVINAWVRLSWSELVGTTYGRLVIAKTVALCALGVIGYLQRRRALPALADNPRSRSALISYAGVEVLIFAATIGLAVGLGRTPPPDLKRVPSPAEVELGYNLAGPPNAARLLFDWRFDIMFGTLAIVLAVLYLAGVRRVRRRGDPWPVGRTVAWLCGCAVLLIATSSGVGRYAPAMFSVHMAQHMLLSMLAPVLFALGGPVLLALRALPAAGRDAPPGPREWVLAAVHNPVSRFMTQPAVATAFFIIGFYALYLGGIFDAVVGEHGAHLAMNLHFLVSGYLFYWVVLGIDPKPRQVQPLTKVGMVFGSLPFHAFFGVALMSMTTVMGDWFYRSLGLGWNTDLLGDQRTGGGLAWASGEIPLVLVMLALLMQWSRSDNRTAKRIDRAADRDHDAALAAHNAMFAELAKRDGEVRQ from the coding sequence ATGTCGTCACCGCAGGACCCGTCCGTAGCACCTGATCTGCAGGACACACGGTCGGAATCCGCGGCGTTCCCGATCCTGGCCGTGCTGTCGGTCGGGGTGACGGCGCTGGTGGCGCCGATCGTGGTCAGTCTGTCCGCCGCACAGGCTTTGACATTGCTCGGCATTCCCGATCCGGGTCCGTTGACCACCTACGGTCTGCCCGCGGTGCGGGCGCTGGCCGATTTCTCGGCCGCGGTCGCGGTCGGGTCCCTGCTGTTCGCGGCCTTTCTCTGTCCGCCGCAGCGCGACGGTCTGCTGGATGTCGGCGGCTATCGTGCGCTGCGTCGCGCCGGAGTCGCGGCCTTGGCCTGGGCGGTGACCTCGGCGCTATTGGTGCCGCTGACCCTGTCCGATACCACCGGGCAGCCGGTGCGGTCGGTATTGCGGCCCGATCAGCTCTGGCACGCGATCGACAAGGTGGATGTCGCGGGGTCCTGGCGAGCCACCGCGATCATGGCGATCCTGTTGGCGATCGGTTGCCGGCTGGCGCTGCGCTGGGGCTGGACGCCGGTGCTGTTCGCCTGGTCGGTGCTGTGCCTGATCCCGGTCGCGCTCACCGGCCATTCATCGGCGGGTGGCGCGCACGATATCGCGACCAACAGCTTGATCCTGCACCTGGTCGGAATGGCGGTGTGGGCGGGTGGACTGTTCGCGCTGCTGGCCTACGCGATGCGTGGCGGAACGTACACCGGCCTGGCGGCGCACCGATTCTCGCTGGTGGCGACCTGTGCCTTCGTGACCGTGGCGATATCGGGCGTGATCAACGCCTGGGTGCGGCTGTCGTGGAGTGAATTGGTCGGCACCACCTACGGCCGGCTGGTGATCGCGAAGACGGTCGCCCTGTGCGCGCTCGGCGTGATCGGCTACCTGCAGCGCCGGCGTGCCCTGCCCGCGCTGGCCGACAACCCCCGTAGTCGCTCGGCCTTGATCAGTTATGCCGGGGTCGAGGTGCTGATCTTCGCCGCCACCATCGGCTTGGCGGTCGGGCTGGGGCGCACGCCGCCGCCGGATCTGAAGCGTGTGCCTTCGCCGGCCGAGGTGGAGCTCGGTTACAACCTCGCCGGTCCGCCCAACGCCGCTCGCCTGCTCTTCGACTGGCGATTCGACATCATGTTCGGGACGCTGGCGATCGTGCTCGCGGTGCTCTATCTGGCAGGTGTGCGCCGGGTGCGCCGTCGTGGTGACCCCTGGCCGGTCGGCCGGACGGTGGCGTGGCTGTGCGGATGTGCTGTGCTGCTGATCGCCACCAGCTCCGGTGTCGGCCGCTACGCCCCGGCCATGTTCAGCGTGCACATGGCGCAGCACATGCTGCTGTCGATGCTGGCCCCGGTGCTGTTCGCGCTGGGCGGTCCGGTGCTGCTGGCCCTGCGCGCACTGCCGGCCGCGGGCCGGGACGCCCCGCCCGGACCACGCGAATGGGTGCTGGCCGCGGTGCACAATCCGGTGTCGCGGTTCATGACGCAGCCGGCGGTCGCGACGGCGTTCTTCATCATCGGCTTCTACGCGTTGTACCTGGGCGGCATCTTCGACGCCGTGGTCGGCGAACACGGCGCCCATCTGGCGATGAATCTGCACTTCCTGGTCTCGGGCTACCTGTTCTACTGGGTGGTGCTCGGCATCGATCCCAAGCCCCGGCAGGTCCAGCCGCTGACCAAGGTCGGCATGGTGTTCGGGTCGCTGCCGTTCCACGCCTTCTTCGGGGTCGCGCTGATGAGTATGACCACCGTGATGGGTGACTGGTTCTATCGTTCGCTGGGACTGGGCTGGAATACCGATCTACTCGGCGATCAGCGCACCGGTGGCGGCCTGGCCTGGGCCAGTGGTGAGATCCCGCTGGTGCTGGTGATGCTGGCCCTGCTCATGCAGTGGTCCCGCAGTGACAATCGCACGGCCAAGCGGATCGACCGTGCCGCCGACCGTGATCACGATGCCGCACTCGCCGCGCACAACGCCATGTTCGCGGAACTGGCCAAGCGCGACGGTGAGGTTCGACAGTGA